One part of the Xylanimonas allomyrinae genome encodes these proteins:
- a CDS encoding DNA cytosine methyltransferase has protein sequence MTGIPMIDLFAGCGGMTQGFVEEGFEPILAVEWDKAAAATYAANFGHKHVIAGDIAEVPTEDIPRARVIIGGPPCQGFSNLGLKDINDPRNQLWREYLRFVGAAKPEIFVIENVDRFSKSPEFQMLLAEQDHGALKDYELTHAVLNAADYGVAQRRKRTIVIGSRVGKIEMPEPTHDRNGGEGTRLKPWVTLRDVIGHLAEQAPDSTELPSGTSYAFEFDGMTMPGSYRGLELHIKRNPRKESLERYAFVPPGGGGSTCRSTCYPTAGRTSRRARPTSWAAGAGTLPPSRSGRSSTSRRRASTFTPSGSRPPFRTTGTKARSEATMSFRSTVC, from the coding sequence ATGACTGGCATCCCCATGATCGACCTCTTTGCAGGCTGCGGCGGCATGACTCAGGGGTTCGTCGAGGAGGGGTTCGAGCCCATCCTTGCGGTCGAGTGGGACAAGGCGGCGGCCGCGACGTACGCCGCGAACTTCGGCCACAAGCACGTGATCGCAGGCGACATCGCAGAGGTGCCGACCGAAGACATCCCACGTGCGCGCGTCATCATCGGCGGCCCACCGTGCCAAGGGTTCAGCAACCTCGGCCTCAAGGACATCAACGATCCGCGCAACCAGCTCTGGCGCGAGTACCTGCGGTTCGTTGGTGCTGCCAAGCCCGAGATCTTCGTCATCGAGAATGTGGATCGGTTCTCCAAGAGCCCAGAGTTCCAGATGCTCCTCGCCGAGCAGGACCACGGTGCGCTCAAGGACTACGAACTGACACATGCAGTTCTGAACGCGGCTGACTACGGAGTTGCGCAGCGGCGCAAGCGAACGATCGTCATCGGTTCGCGCGTAGGCAAGATCGAGATGCCCGAACCGACTCACGACCGCAACGGTGGCGAGGGCACCAGACTCAAGCCGTGGGTGACGCTCCGAGATGTGATCGGGCACTTGGCTGAGCAGGCGCCAGACTCGACCGAGTTGCCCTCGGGAACGAGCTACGCCTTCGAGTTCGACGGCATGACGATGCCAGGTTCGTACCGTGGACTCGAGCTCCACATCAAGCGGAACCCGCGCAAGGAGAGCCTGGAGCGATACGCGTTCGTGCCGCCCGGAGGGGGCGGTTCAACCTGCCGTTCGACCTGCTACCCGACTGCTGGAAGAACAAGCCGACGGGCACGACCGACGTCATGGGCCGCGGGCGCTGGGACGCTCCCTCCGTCACGATCCGGACGGAGTTCTACAAGCCGGAGAAGGGCCAGTACCTTCACCCCCAGTGGGTCGAGGCCGCCGTTCAGGACCACGGGTACGAAGGCAAGGTCAGAGGCGACGATGAGCTTTCGGTCAACCGTGTGTTGA
- the mobF gene encoding MobF family relaxase, giving the protein MTVSMRVMSAGDGYAYLLRTVVVGDGTADRLSALTRYYTDKGTPPGTWMGSGVVEFGNGELRAGMTMTPEQLQMLLGKGLDPLTGEVLGRPYQRYSTVAERVAAQVAKVDRSLPAAEYEEKVATITAAEMKRGPQIAVAGFDLTFAVPKSVSALWAVADAGLQEQIVAAHHAAVAEVLDFLEREVAAARVGAHGIAQVGVRGVAATAFDHYDSRANDPHLHTHVVVSNKVRTVVDGLWRTLDSRALHGAVVALSEHYHAVLADRLSGAFGVRWEQRARGTDRNPSWDVVGVPGDLMAEFSSRSRAIDVATDEMVAGYVAANGRRPSRTAIVAMRARATLATRPEKVVHSLSDLSASWRRRAGAVLRTDAGQWARGVLMRGASGSFGSAGPTGDDVAAVARRVVEVVGEKRSTWRHWNLWAEAARQTMGWRFATAQAREKAVGRVVAEATRLSVRLTPDELAPTPAALQRDDGSSVLRPRHAACFTSEHHLLAEARLLDGAAAVDAPMVDAAALDRAAGVEHEGRRLSIEQAAAVTMVATSGRAIDVLVGPAGAGKTTAMRVLQLAWTIRHGADAVVGLAPSAVAAGVLAADLGIGCETTAKWLYEHGHGRAAFRRGQLVIVDEATLASTRDLDAIAGAARAAGAKVLLVGDWAQLQSVDAGGAFSLLVEDRGDDVAELTDVHRFVHGWERVASLALRRGGVEAIDLYANHGRLHDGTTEQMVDTAYGAWRADQAAGKASILVTDSADSVRLLNQRARAERILDGETRAWREATLGDLRVSAGDLVITRLNDRRLRTGNGDWVRNGDRWQVLRVRRDGSLEVRRAGRRGGVVTLPAWYVTEHVDLGYAVTAHRAQGVTVDTCHVVVSGSTTRENLYVAMTRGRYSNTAYVALDKPDESHAPPHPGDATAASVLYGVLQHTGRELSAHETMRAEQERWGGIAQLADEYEVIAVDAVRTRWADLTRSALVAEGRLTPSEADAVVRGGSFGAVIGELRHAEACGSSVDAVLTRAASGQTLLDADDVGAVLATRIALAARKGRHAGDACLIAGLVPDLRADVAPDVRAALDARRDLITARATALAQGAVQGRAPWVQRVGELPQGVIDRERWLHRLAAIAAYRDRYGITGRDPLGPEGVDAAQRRDADRARAALRDARALSASTVTAPGRERAGLTR; this is encoded by the coding sequence GTGACGGTCTCGATGCGGGTGATGTCGGCCGGGGATGGGTACGCGTACCTATTGCGCACCGTCGTCGTCGGCGACGGCACGGCTGACCGGCTCTCGGCTCTCACGCGGTACTACACCGACAAGGGCACACCACCCGGCACCTGGATGGGGAGTGGTGTCGTCGAGTTCGGGAACGGTGAGCTCCGGGCAGGCATGACCATGACGCCCGAGCAGCTGCAGATGCTGCTCGGGAAGGGCCTTGACCCCCTGACCGGCGAGGTGCTCGGACGTCCGTACCAGCGCTACTCGACGGTCGCGGAGAGGGTCGCGGCCCAGGTCGCGAAGGTCGATCGATCGCTGCCTGCAGCTGAGTACGAAGAGAAGGTCGCAACGATCACCGCGGCCGAGATGAAGCGCGGTCCGCAGATCGCCGTCGCCGGGTTCGACCTGACGTTCGCCGTCCCGAAGTCGGTCTCGGCGCTGTGGGCGGTCGCCGACGCGGGTCTGCAGGAGCAGATCGTTGCCGCTCATCATGCTGCCGTCGCCGAGGTGCTCGACTTCTTGGAACGTGAGGTGGCGGCCGCGCGGGTCGGAGCGCACGGCATCGCTCAGGTCGGCGTCCGTGGTGTGGCTGCGACGGCGTTCGACCATTACGACTCGCGAGCAAACGACCCGCATCTGCACACGCACGTCGTCGTCTCGAACAAGGTCCGCACGGTGGTCGACGGCCTGTGGCGGACCCTGGACTCCCGGGCGCTGCATGGCGCCGTCGTCGCCTTGTCCGAGCACTACCACGCCGTCCTCGCCGACCGTCTCTCCGGCGCGTTCGGGGTCCGGTGGGAGCAGCGGGCGCGTGGCACCGACCGGAACCCGTCGTGGGATGTCGTCGGCGTTCCCGGCGATCTGATGGCTGAGTTCTCGAGCCGATCGCGGGCTATCGACGTCGCCACCGACGAGATGGTCGCCGGGTATGTGGCGGCGAACGGGCGCCGCCCGTCGCGCACGGCGATCGTGGCGATGCGCGCCCGCGCGACGCTGGCGACCCGGCCGGAGAAGGTTGTCCACTCGCTGTCCGACCTGTCGGCGTCGTGGCGCCGGCGCGCCGGCGCGGTCCTGCGCACCGACGCCGGTCAGTGGGCGCGCGGGGTGCTGATGCGCGGGGCGTCCGGCTCGTTCGGGTCTGCCGGGCCGACCGGCGATGACGTCGCGGCGGTTGCGCGGCGGGTTGTCGAGGTAGTGGGGGAGAAGCGGTCGACGTGGCGGCACTGGAACCTGTGGGCGGAGGCGGCGAGGCAGACGATGGGGTGGCGCTTCGCCACCGCGCAGGCGCGTGAGAAAGCCGTTGGGCGGGTGGTCGCGGAGGCGACGCGGCTGTCGGTGCGCCTCACGCCGGACGAGCTTGCGCCCACGCCGGCGGCGCTGCAGCGCGATGACGGGTCGAGCGTGCTGCGTCCGCGGCACGCTGCCTGCTTCACGTCGGAGCACCACCTGCTGGCCGAGGCCCGCCTGCTCGACGGCGCCGCCGCCGTGGACGCTCCTATGGTCGACGCGGCCGCCCTCGACCGCGCTGCTGGGGTCGAACACGAGGGCCGCCGCCTGAGCATCGAGCAGGCAGCGGCCGTCACGATGGTGGCGACGTCGGGACGAGCGATCGACGTGCTCGTTGGCCCCGCCGGGGCGGGCAAGACGACGGCGATGCGCGTGCTCCAGCTTGCGTGGACGATCCGGCACGGTGCCGACGCCGTCGTCGGACTTGCGCCGTCTGCGGTCGCCGCAGGAGTGCTCGCGGCGGATCTCGGGATCGGGTGCGAGACTACGGCGAAGTGGCTCTACGAGCACGGCCACGGCCGGGCGGCGTTCCGCCGCGGGCAGCTGGTGATCGTGGACGAGGCGACACTCGCCTCGACACGCGATCTCGACGCGATCGCAGGCGCGGCCCGCGCGGCGGGCGCCAAGGTCCTGCTCGTCGGGGACTGGGCGCAGCTGCAGTCCGTCGACGCGGGTGGCGCGTTCTCCCTGCTCGTTGAGGATCGCGGCGACGACGTCGCAGAGCTGACGGACGTGCACCGCTTCGTCCACGGTTGGGAGCGGGTCGCCTCCTTGGCGCTTCGCCGTGGCGGTGTCGAGGCCATCGACCTCTACGCGAACCACGGCCGCCTGCATGACGGGACGACCGAGCAGATGGTCGACACCGCCTACGGGGCATGGCGCGCCGACCAGGCCGCGGGCAAGGCCAGCATCCTCGTCACGGACTCGGCGGACTCGGTCCGGCTGCTCAACCAGCGTGCCCGCGCCGAGCGGATCCTCGACGGCGAGACTCGCGCCTGGCGGGAGGCGACGCTCGGCGACCTGCGCGTCTCGGCGGGCGATCTTGTCATCACCCGCCTCAACGACCGGCGACTGCGCACCGGCAACGGTGACTGGGTCCGCAACGGGGACCGCTGGCAGGTCTTGCGCGTCCGCCGGGACGGTTCGCTCGAGGTCCGGCGGGCCGGGCGGCGCGGCGGCGTCGTCACCTTGCCCGCCTGGTACGTCACCGAACACGTCGACCTCGGCTACGCGGTCACCGCGCACCGGGCGCAAGGAGTCACCGTCGACACCTGCCACGTCGTCGTCAGCGGATCGACCACGCGGGAGAACCTCTACGTCGCGATGACGCGCGGCCGGTACTCGAACACTGCCTACGTCGCGCTCGACAAGCCCGACGAATCCCACGCGCCGCCGCACCCAGGCGACGCGACCGCCGCATCGGTGCTCTACGGCGTCCTGCAGCACACAGGCCGCGAACTCTCGGCGCACGAGACCATGCGCGCCGAGCAGGAGAGATGGGGCGGCATCGCGCAGCTCGCCGACGAGTACGAGGTGATCGCCGTCGACGCCGTCCGCACCCGCTGGGCCGACCTGACGCGCTCAGCGCTCGTGGCGGAGGGACGCCTCACGCCCTCCGAGGCCGACGCCGTCGTGCGTGGCGGATCGTTCGGTGCGGTGATCGGAGAGCTGCGGCACGCCGAAGCGTGCGGGAGCTCCGTCGATGCGGTCCTTACACGTGCCGCCTCCGGGCAGACCCTCCTCGACGCCGACGACGTCGGCGCGGTCCTCGCCACCCGCATCGCCCTGGCCGCACGCAAGGGGAGACACGCCGGCGACGCCTGCCTGATCGCTGGACTCGTGCCGGACCTGAGAGCCGACGTTGCGCCCGACGTGCGCGCCGCGCTCGACGCCCGCCGCGACCTCATCACCGCCCGCGCCACGGCGCTCGCGCAAGGTGCGGTACAGGGCCGGGCGCCGTGGGTGCAGCGTGTCGGCGAGTTGCCGCAGGGTGTCATCGACCGGGAACGGTGGCTGCACCGGCTCGCGGCGATCGCTGCCTACCGGGACAGGTACGGCATCACCGGGCGCGACCCGCTGGGGCCCGAGGGTGTCGACGCCGCCCAACGGCGTGACGCCGACCGTGCCCGAGCCGCGCTGCGGGACGCGCGTGCCCTCTCGGCGTCGACTGTGACGGCACCGGGACGGGAGCGCGCTGGTCTCACGAGGTGA
- a CDS encoding SAF domain-containing protein, which yields MTSTTQGSSTQTTTAVEAAPTPPPKPRRRAWQVAVAVVLGAAGAIGGTLAWTSTSAMTPVLVAKESLHRGDVITAESFTTARTYDDAALDPVIPAELADLLGERLSLDVAAGSIVTHDAVRGFEPTRAGKLLVGVRLDTAHAPGSPLLVGDDVLAVVTPPSGGTPDEAIPTSAHAEVASVAVDPETSDTIVDLLVAEGDGPMVAANAAAGNVAVLLEPRGGAD from the coding sequence ATGACCAGCACCACCCAGGGCAGCAGCACGCAGACGACGACGGCGGTCGAGGCCGCTCCGACACCGCCACCGAAGCCGCGTCGTCGGGCGTGGCAGGTCGCCGTCGCGGTCGTGCTCGGCGCCGCCGGAGCGATCGGCGGGACCCTGGCGTGGACGTCGACATCGGCGATGACGCCGGTCCTCGTCGCCAAGGAGTCGCTGCATCGCGGTGACGTGATCACCGCGGAGTCCTTCACGACGGCGCGCACCTACGACGACGCGGCACTCGACCCGGTCATCCCGGCCGAGCTCGCCGACCTTCTCGGCGAACGGCTGTCGCTCGACGTCGCGGCGGGCAGCATCGTCACGCACGACGCCGTGCGCGGCTTCGAGCCGACCCGGGCGGGCAAGCTCCTCGTCGGCGTCCGGCTCGACACCGCCCACGCTCCCGGGTCGCCCCTCCTCGTCGGCGACGACGTGCTCGCCGTCGTGACTCCCCCGTCCGGCGGGACGCCCGACGAGGCCATCCCGACCTCGGCACACGCGGAGGTCGCGTCGGTCGCCGTCGACCCGGAGACCAGCGACACGATCGTCGACCTCCTCGTCGCCGAGGGCGACGGACCGATGGTCGCCGCCAACGCCGCCGCGGGGAACGTCGCGGTCCTCCTCGAACCCCGGGGCGGGGCCGACTGA
- a CDS encoding DNA cytosine methyltransferase: protein MPSDVSPPEQIGSSTSAGGRQVPVIDLFAGAGGLSRGFHQSSNRYATTRAVEMDLAAAATYAQNFGDVVYVGDILHWLADESTPHADLVLGGPPCQGFSMIGKRDPLDLRNTLWRPYVEVVRRVMPRAFVMENVPAFLRSGSTPRSWRRSRAASCATTRSGQRSSTLPSSAHRRSASA from the coding sequence GTGCCTTCCGACGTATCGCCGCCAGAGCAGATCGGCAGTTCGACGTCGGCGGGTGGTCGCCAGGTGCCGGTCATCGATCTGTTTGCAGGTGCCGGTGGGCTGAGTCGGGGGTTCCACCAGAGCAGCAATCGTTACGCGACGACTCGCGCGGTCGAGATGGACCTCGCGGCAGCGGCGACGTACGCGCAGAACTTCGGGGACGTCGTCTACGTCGGCGACATATTGCATTGGCTCGCGGACGAGTCGACCCCGCACGCCGATCTAGTGCTGGGGGGTCCACCCTGCCAAGGGTTCTCGATGATCGGAAAGCGTGACCCCCTGGACCTGCGGAACACGCTGTGGCGGCCGTACGTCGAGGTCGTCCGACGGGTCATGCCGCGTGCGTTCGTCATGGAGAACGTTCCGGCGTTCCTCCGCTCGGGGAGTACACCGCGTTCATGGAGACGTTCGCGAGCGGCGAGCTGTGCGACTACGAGATCCGGGCAGAGATCCTCAACGCTGCCGAGTTCGGCGCACCGCAGGTCCGCAAGCGCGTGA
- a CDS encoding DNA cytosine methyltransferase has product MLTHYEASLIQDFPKDFKWVGTKIQIARQIGNAVPSGLARAIARQIRPVLDGREPQA; this is encoded by the coding sequence GTGTTGACGCACTACGAGGCATCGTTGATTCAGGACTTCCCGAAGGACTTCAAGTGGGTTGGGACCAAGATCCAGATCGCTCGGCAGATCGGCAACGCCGTGCCGAGCGGCTTGGCCCGTGCGATCGCTCGTCAGATCAGACCGGTCCTGGACGGTCGAGAGCCGCAGGCGTAA
- a CDS encoding very short patch repair endonuclease, translating into MRTDAATSARMARVRNRDTAAELAVRRELHRRGRRYFVQRAILPGRRRPDIVFPRAKVAVFVDGCFWHSCPQHATRPKTNAAWWAEKLARNVARDRQTDADLEAAGWRVVRVWEHEPATSAADVIEAALGNADGI; encoded by the coding sequence ATGCGTACCGATGCGGCGACCAGCGCGCGCATGGCGCGCGTTCGGAACCGCGACACTGCCGCCGAGCTGGCGGTTCGCCGTGAGCTCCACCGGCGTGGACGGAGGTACTTCGTTCAACGAGCCATCCTTCCGGGCCGACGACGGCCCGACATCGTGTTCCCGCGCGCGAAGGTGGCCGTGTTCGTCGATGGCTGCTTCTGGCACTCCTGCCCACAGCACGCGACCCGTCCGAAGACGAACGCCGCGTGGTGGGCGGAGAAGCTCGCCCGCAACGTCGCGCGCGACAGGCAGACCGATGCAGACCTTGAGGCTGCGGGCTGGCGGGTCGTGCGCGTTTGGGAGCACGAGCCGGCCACGTCCGCCGCCGACGTCATCGAGGCGGCTCTCGGCAACGCCGATGGCATCTGA
- a CDS encoding NgoMIV family type II restriction endonuclease: protein MPAPFAKDLCKYRTKNGKPNTSDAGDALSVEIGEALFDVLGVSRVTAGVEKDEPTGGVLAAAVTTDLGQRFPIAVGGIEVRPERKLFEFEQYRHVGAIRDVKPGRSKEFNAAWRRLTTYVRKQPTREADARRVEEMISAVETSVDAADAVLRKLLDEIGDESLLGLDLTVARQGRLDRLPTLEVGLSLKWSLRTDRAQDCRSQGAKMSALRRGRMPHFAVVTMEPRPYMLNLLGGGSGDVDCVYHLDLPALTTAVDAVYSTPARVRGRDQFRRLVDQRRIRDYDELVAEIQALG from the coding sequence GTGCCCGCGCCATTCGCCAAGGACCTCTGCAAGTACAGGACGAAGAACGGAAAGCCCAACACCTCCGACGCGGGGGACGCCCTCAGCGTGGAGATCGGTGAGGCCCTCTTCGATGTGCTCGGCGTCAGCCGTGTCACCGCTGGTGTCGAGAAGGATGAGCCAACGGGCGGCGTGCTCGCGGCCGCCGTGACCACTGATCTCGGTCAACGGTTTCCGATCGCCGTAGGTGGGATCGAGGTCCGGCCCGAGCGGAAGCTCTTCGAGTTCGAGCAGTACCGTCACGTCGGCGCAATCCGTGACGTGAAGCCTGGGCGGTCGAAGGAGTTCAACGCTGCCTGGCGCCGACTGACCACTTACGTGCGCAAGCAACCGACGCGGGAGGCCGATGCGCGCCGTGTCGAAGAGATGATCTCCGCCGTCGAGACCTCCGTCGACGCCGCGGACGCGGTCCTCCGCAAGCTCCTGGACGAGATCGGAGACGAGTCGCTCCTCGGACTGGACCTCACGGTCGCACGCCAAGGGCGTCTGGATCGCCTGCCGACGCTCGAGGTCGGCCTATCCCTCAAGTGGTCGTTGCGCACCGATCGGGCCCAGGACTGCCGCTCGCAGGGGGCGAAGATGTCGGCGCTTCGCCGCGGGCGGATGCCGCACTTCGCCGTAGTGACCATGGAACCCCGCCCGTACATGCTCAACCTGCTCGGCGGCGGGTCCGGCGACGTCGACTGCGTCTATCACCTCGACCTGCCTGCACTCACGACGGCCGTCGATGCCGTCTACTCGACACCCGCCCGTGTGCGGGGGCGGGATCAGTTCCGACGTCTCGTCGATCAACGTCGCATCCGCGACTATGACGAGCTCGTGGCGGAGATCCAGGCGCTCGGATAG
- a CDS encoding NaeI family type II restriction endonuclease — translation MTDPAARPPLPAPGHICTPDPRPGRAREPHVLVAPDDDLELQQVHAWLTPSPVERAFTHAVDDAVKYVLDGSRTGRFDLMSADVDSDERASVGTKLQYRILNELKLVKEPPLDTTILGIPVELKATVRSNWMIPTEGQCEICLLVQVDAARSRHRAFLMRTHRAWLRDGANKDGKRGIASAALGMYALPVLEWTPLPPEPLKLLTRPQLDVVFAPRVGQTERLTALFGYLPDVVVPRSSIETVCAGNRDPMRRARQAKPLVAERHGLTLLCGTWREDLELAASRGFDISGDAWVALTPAALDRPGPV, via the coding sequence GTGACGGATCCTGCGGCCAGGCCGCCGCTGCCCGCTCCCGGGCACATCTGCACCCCTGATCCACGACCGGGCCGGGCCCGCGAGCCACATGTACTCGTTGCGCCCGACGACGATCTCGAGCTTCAGCAGGTCCATGCCTGGCTGACGCCGTCACCCGTCGAGCGTGCATTCACACACGCCGTCGACGACGCGGTCAAGTACGTACTCGACGGTTCTCGGACGGGTCGTTTCGATCTCATGAGCGCTGACGTCGACTCTGATGAGCGGGCATCCGTCGGCACGAAGCTGCAATACCGGATCCTCAACGAGCTCAAGCTCGTGAAGGAGCCGCCGTTGGATACCACGATCCTGGGCATCCCGGTCGAGCTGAAGGCGACCGTTCGGTCGAACTGGATGATCCCGACCGAGGGCCAGTGCGAGATCTGCCTCCTCGTCCAGGTCGACGCGGCACGATCCCGTCACCGCGCGTTCCTCATGCGCACCCACCGTGCGTGGCTGCGCGACGGAGCCAACAAGGACGGGAAGCGCGGGATTGCCAGCGCGGCGCTCGGCATGTATGCCTTGCCGGTTCTCGAGTGGACGCCGCTCCCACCCGAGCCCCTCAAGCTGTTGACCCGGCCGCAGCTCGACGTGGTCTTCGCCCCTCGCGTGGGCCAGACGGAGCGTCTTACTGCGTTGTTCGGGTACCTCCCCGATGTCGTGGTGCCGCGGTCGTCGATCGAGACCGTCTGTGCCGGTAACAGGGATCCAATGCGGCGCGCGCGTCAGGCCAAACCGCTCGTTGCCGAGCGGCACGGCCTGACGCTTCTCTGCGGGACTTGGCGCGAAGACCTTGAACTCGCGGCGTCGCGCGGCTTCGACATCTCGGGCGACGCGTGGGTGGCGCTTACGCCTGCGGCTCTCGACCGTCCAGGACCGGTCTGA